The following are encoded together in the Penaeus chinensis breed Huanghai No. 1 chromosome 20, ASM1920278v2, whole genome shotgun sequence genome:
- the LOC125035880 gene encoding uncharacterized protein LOC125035880, whose amino-acid sequence MRSDQVMNVKLCLGKIINVGCAYAPQVGCGEGEQAAFWVQVDLKLSAAPAGEKLILGGEREVVERVRVGWGVGERNGEGERVLDVAMAFDLAICNTIFKKREREYMNFKSGDRESEAEKLV is encoded by the coding sequence ATGAGAAGTGATCAAGTGATGAACGTGAAGCTGTGCCTGGGAAAAATAATCAACGTGGGATGTGCCTATGCACCTCAGGTCGGCTGTGGTGAGGGGGAGCAGGCAGCTTTCTGGGTGCAAGTAGATCTAAAGCTAAGTGCAGCCCCAGCGGGAGAGAAGTTGATCCtcggaggtgagagagaagtggTGGAGAGAGTGCGTGTAGGATGGGGTGTTGGAGAGcgaaatggagaaggggagagggtgttggATGTGGCTATGGCTTTTGACTTGGCCATATGCAATACAATCttcaagaaaagggagagggagtatatGAACTTCAAAAGTGGAGACAGGGAAAGTGAGGCTGAAAAATTAGTTTAA